From one Erythrobacter sp. HKB08 genomic stretch:
- a CDS encoding TonB-dependent receptor domain-containing protein: protein MRKTSSTIGLAKGRFFAGAGLAAMSLAAFATPAYAQDADADAPDCIDADGNGVCDSAEAPAEQQLIIVSGTRIAKPNLDSPVPVTTVEAGELLNDGALSLGDALNDLPSLRSTFNTSNSQRFIGTTGLNILDLRGLGTSRTLTLVNGRRHITASAGDFQVDVNTIPFELLERVDVVTGGSSAVYGSDAIAGVVNFVLKRDYEGFEVSGQAGISERGDNGRYNISAAWGKNFADGRGNVALVGEYTKIDRVLNSQRPDISGFGIGFTSFVTVDSDTELSNSDGNPDTVLQDNLFLDFISEGGTVQTFCIFGAAVQPLACDAAGNAARLRFDQNGRLFREENGQSFNGLAVGGTGSALAEGTLIPDIERYNINLLASYEVSPAFRPYIEAKYARIDALGQGTPTFFNSFCGGLSGASGLNPSCADGATSAFFFVDFDNAFLNPADVVTLRQIQDELLQGFGFPPGVGGAASQGFFINRNNTDFGTRNDDVTRETWRFVAGFEGDIASNTRYDVSFTYGRFESNLAAQNQIIYQNTRNAVDAVRNGSGQIVCRINADADTTNDDAACVPINIFGFGAPSQAALDYILTNSTLDDKAEQYDFLAYISTDSSPFFELPGGPVSVVVGTEWRRETAYSVPDALSASGATFFNAFSEFDPPALEVLEFFGELEIPLLADMPFFNELTVSGAARYSDYNSGAGQTGGVWAYNGNLIWSPVEDLRLRANYSRAVRSPTLSNLFSPATENFLFLNDPCDAANINNGTATREANCRADGVPVGFTDPVTGNRSVLQGGNPFLEAETSDSWTVGAVFQPSFLPGFSASVDYYNIDVARVIANISGNQILANCYDAPDLNNNFCPLVAPREADGSLATTNALNIAPINYANLTAEGIDFDVRYSHTFDNDDRISLRLIATHVLDRTNFLDVDNPDLPNRVKGELGDPEWAFNFNASYRRGPITLSYGMRWIDKQFIGAAENYVPFTTECISDGAGGGVIPRTTTACTVGELVTAPPANPDFTAEVYYPVRAYHDIRLDFQVNDQFNFYAGVDNLTDKLPPFALTGGGAGSGIFSNTGRYFFAGFTADF from the coding sequence ATGAGAAAAACCTCTTCAACCATCGGCCTTGCGAAGGGCCGTTTCTTTGCAGGCGCAGGCCTCGCGGCAATGTCGCTCGCCGCATTCGCCACGCCTGCCTACGCGCAGGACGCGGATGCTGACGCTCCCGACTGCATCGATGCCGACGGCAACGGCGTCTGCGACAGCGCAGAAGCTCCGGCCGAACAGCAGCTCATCATCGTTTCGGGTACGCGTATCGCGAAGCCGAACCTCGACTCGCCGGTTCCGGTTACGACGGTTGAAGCAGGTGAACTCCTCAACGACGGCGCCCTCTCCCTGGGCGACGCGCTGAACGACCTTCCGTCGCTTCGTTCGACCTTCAACACCTCGAACTCGCAGCGCTTCATCGGCACCACCGGCCTCAACATCCTCGACCTTCGCGGCCTCGGCACCAGCCGTACGCTGACGCTGGTCAACGGCCGCCGCCACATCACGGCGAGCGCCGGCGACTTCCAGGTTGACGTGAACACCATCCCGTTCGAACTGCTCGAGCGCGTGGACGTCGTGACCGGCGGTTCCTCGGCCGTTTACGGTTCGGACGCTATCGCAGGGGTCGTGAACTTCGTCCTCAAGCGCGACTACGAAGGTTTCGAAGTCAGCGGCCAGGCCGGTATCTCGGAGCGCGGCGACAACGGCCGTTACAACATCTCCGCCGCTTGGGGTAAGAACTTCGCAGACGGTCGTGGTAACGTCGCCCTTGTCGGTGAATATACCAAGATCGACCGCGTGCTGAACTCGCAGCGCCCGGACATCTCGGGCTTCGGCATCGGCTTCACCAGCTTCGTGACCGTCGACAGCGACACCGAGCTCAGCAACTCGGACGGCAATCCGGACACCGTTCTGCAGGACAACCTGTTCCTCGACTTCATTTCTGAAGGCGGTACGGTTCAGACGTTCTGTATCTTCGGTGCAGCGGTCCAGCCGCTCGCCTGCGACGCGGCAGGCAATGCAGCTCGCCTGCGCTTCGACCAGAATGGCCGCCTGTTCCGTGAGGAGAATGGCCAGAGCTTCAACGGCCTCGCCGTTGGCGGCACCGGCTCGGCTCTCGCTGAAGGCACGCTGATCCCGGACATCGAGCGCTACAACATCAACCTGCTTGCAAGCTACGAAGTGAGCCCGGCGTTCCGTCCCTACATCGAAGCGAAGTATGCTCGCATCGATGCTCTCGGTCAGGGCACGCCGACTTTCTTCAACAGCTTCTGCGGCGGTTTGAGCGGCGCTTCGGGTCTCAACCCGAGCTGTGCGGATGGCGCGACTTCTGCGTTCTTCTTCGTCGATTTCGACAACGCCTTCCTCAACCCGGCGGACGTTGTGACGCTGCGTCAGATCCAGGACGAGCTGCTGCAGGGCTTCGGCTTCCCGCCGGGCGTCGGCGGAGCGGCTTCGCAGGGCTTCTTCATCAACCGCAACAACACCGACTTCGGTACGCGCAACGATGATGTGACCCGCGAAACCTGGCGCTTCGTTGCCGGCTTCGAAGGCGATATCGCTTCGAACACCCGCTACGACGTTTCGTTCACCTATGGTCGTTTCGAAAGCAACCTCGCTGCCCAGAACCAGATCATCTACCAGAACACGCGCAACGCGGTCGACGCCGTGCGTAACGGCAGCGGCCAGATCGTCTGCCGCATCAATGCCGATGCCGACACGACGAACGACGATGCAGCTTGTGTGCCGATCAACATCTTTGGCTTCGGTGCACCGAGCCAGGCGGCACTCGACTACATCCTGACCAACTCGACGCTGGACGATAAGGCCGAGCAGTACGACTTCCTGGCCTACATCAGCACCGACAGCTCGCCCTTCTTCGAGCTTCCGGGCGGTCCGGTTTCGGTCGTCGTAGGTACTGAGTGGCGTCGTGAGACCGCTTACTCGGTTCCGGATGCCCTCTCGGCTTCGGGCGCGACCTTCTTCAACGCCTTCAGCGAATTCGATCCGCCGGCACTCGAAGTTCTCGAGTTCTTCGGCGAGCTCGAGATTCCGCTTCTCGCCGACATGCCGTTCTTCAACGAACTGACCGTGTCGGGTGCTGCGCGTTACTCGGACTACAACTCGGGTGCTGGCCAGACCGGCGGCGTCTGGGCGTACAACGGCAACCTGATCTGGTCGCCGGTCGAAGACCTCCGCCTTCGTGCGAACTACTCGCGCGCAGTGCGATCGCCCACGCTCAGCAACCTGTTCTCGCCGGCAACGGAGAACTTCCTGTTCCTGAACGACCCGTGCGATGCTGCGAACATCAACAACGGTACGGCAACGCGTGAAGCGAACTGCCGCGCCGACGGTGTTCCGGTGGGCTTCACCGATCCGGTGACGGGTAACCGTTCGGTCCTGCAGGGCGGTAACCCGTTCCTCGAGGCTGAAACTTCGGACAGCTGGACCGTCGGTGCAGTCTTCCAGCCGAGCTTCCTTCCGGGTTTCTCGGCATCGGTCGACTATTACAACATCGACGTCGCCCGCGTTATCGCGAACATCAGCGGCAACCAGATCCTCGCAAACTGCTACGACGCGCCGGATCTGAACAACAACTTCTGCCCGCTGGTAGCTCCGCGTGAAGCCGACGGTTCGCTCGCAACGACGAACGCGCTCAACATCGCGCCGATCAACTATGCGAACCTGACCGCAGAAGGTATCGACTTCGACGTTCGTTACTCGCACACGTTCGACAACGATGACCGGATCAGCCTCCGTCTCATCGCAACGCACGTGCTCGACCGCACGAACTTCCTCGATGTCGACAACCCCGACCTGCCGAACCGCGTGAAGGGCGAACTGGGCGATCCGGAATGGGCGTTCAACTTCAACGCTTCGTATCGTCGCGGTCCGATCACGCTGTCCTATGGCATGCGCTGGATCGACAAGCAGTTCATCGGCGCTGCCGAGAACTACGTGCCCTTCACCACCGAGTGTATCTCGGACGGTGCCGGTGGCGGTGTCATTCCGCGTACCACGACGGCTTGTACGGTGGGCGAACTGGTTACCGCTCCGCCGGCAAACCCGGACTTCACCGCAGAAGTGTACTACCCGGTCCGCGCGTATCACGACATTCGCCTGGACTTCCAGGTGAACGACCAGTTCAACTTCTACGCTGGCGTCGACAACCTGACCGACAAGCTTCCCCCGTTCGCCCTCACGGGCGGCGGTGCAGGCTCGGGTATCTTCAGCAACACCGGCCGTTACTTCTTCGCCGGTTTCACTGCCGACTTCTAA
- a CDS encoding TonB-dependent receptor domain-containing protein → MSNRFNKAALLTGTIMAGAMVAVPAHAQDADPAMGSEAAMQGDDDFIIVTGSRIQRRVNVETAAPVAVVDAEEFELSGTVNVENVVNTLPQVIPGFTSNSNNPGTGTATLNLRGLGSARTLVLVNGRRWLSYDTSQIVDLNTIPNFLLDSVDVVTGGASAVYGSDAMSGVVNFRLKDVDGVELGGQYSITERGDGERYQLHGAIGTSFDDGRGSATVFAEYYNRSSIFQGDRAFSNFALGGESFGLDLLQFGSSTVPQGRFNAPGSVVIDAAGNTAPLASGLVIDDGIFDTPGAPRRRAGDTYNYAPVNYLQIPQERYLLGGYADYEFTDGHEFYTEVAFVNNRVAQELAATPVTGTFNIDIATVSPFLSQQTINELNILDQREAAASAQRVANGLSPLSTAELGVVSAFVQRRVLETGPRNSLDERNAFRVLGGVRGSITDNLNYDAYYMYARTRNANVQQGNVSRSAFQAGLDGTGTPINIFGLNTLTPAMVDAFSIQAQNGDISTMEVASGAISGFLGNLGMGGDDIGFAVGAEYRKVGSRFIPDTALSSGDVIGFNAGDATEGSYDVKELFAELNIPILGPESGVERLEITGAARYSDYSLDAVGGVWTYAGGIEFAPIPDVTLRGQYQRAVRAPNVGELFGGQAIGFPGATDPCADANFIANNPGADQVCIATGVPAANVGNAAVVQLNPQIPALFGGNPNLQEETSTSWTAGVVLQPQFVPGLTITADYFDIVIEDAISIAGGSLQGLMNLCYGDVQDVNSPVCRPFVGIRNNDGAITVDAPPLVAGVNIAELGVSGVDLQVNYTTTLPFSLLTDTGEQRFNLNFLGTWTESSFFQPVAALPRTIECAGEFGGECGEPTPSFKWTARASFIDGPLTTSIRWRHLSGVEDDDVDVLYTDFNGIERINAYDLVDLTFSFEANENITVALGVNNLFDTLPGTPEFDANGFVTNRPNSLLLGDNQEQANTYPSTYDVLGRDFFASVSVKF, encoded by the coding sequence ATGTCCAACCGTTTTAACAAAGCCGCTCTGCTGACCGGCACGATCATGGCTGGTGCCATGGTCGCTGTTCCGGCTCATGCGCAGGATGCGGATCCGGCCATGGGCTCGGAAGCTGCAATGCAGGGCGACGACGATTTCATCATCGTCACCGGCTCGCGCATTCAGCGCCGCGTCAACGTCGAAACCGCTGCGCCGGTCGCAGTCGTCGATGCCGAGGAATTCGAACTGTCGGGTACCGTCAACGTCGAGAACGTTGTCAACACCCTCCCGCAGGTCATTCCGGGCTTCACCTCGAACTCGAACAACCCGGGTACCGGTACCGCTACGCTGAACCTTCGTGGTCTCGGCTCGGCCCGTACGCTGGTTCTCGTCAACGGCCGCCGCTGGCTGTCGTACGACACCTCGCAGATCGTCGACCTTAACACGATCCCGAACTTCCTGCTCGACAGCGTCGACGTCGTTACCGGCGGTGCTTCGGCAGTCTACGGTTCGGACGCTATGTCGGGCGTCGTCAACTTCCGCCTCAAGGACGTCGATGGCGTCGAACTGGGCGGCCAGTACTCGATCACCGAGCGTGGCGACGGCGAGCGCTATCAGCTGCACGGTGCAATCGGCACCTCGTTCGACGATGGTCGCGGTAGCGCAACCGTCTTCGCCGAGTACTACAACCGTTCGTCCATCTTCCAGGGCGACCGCGCGTTCTCGAACTTCGCGCTGGGCGGTGAAAGCTTCGGCCTCGACCTGCTCCAGTTCGGTTCGTCGACCGTTCCGCAGGGCCGTTTCAACGCTCCGGGCAGCGTCGTCATTGACGCAGCGGGCAATACGGCACCGCTCGCTTCGGGTCTCGTCATCGACGACGGTATCTTCGACACCCCGGGCGCTCCGCGTCGCCGTGCCGGCGACACCTACAACTACGCACCGGTCAACTACCTGCAGATCCCGCAGGAGCGTTACCTCCTCGGCGGTTACGCAGACTACGAGTTCACCGACGGCCACGAGTTCTACACGGAAGTTGCTTTCGTCAACAACCGCGTCGCTCAGGAGCTGGCGGCTACTCCGGTCACCGGTACGTTCAACATCGATATCGCTACTGTCTCGCCGTTCCTGAGCCAGCAGACGATCAACGAACTCAACATTCTGGACCAGCGTGAAGCCGCTGCCAGCGCTCAGCGTGTTGCAAACGGCCTTTCGCCGCTTTCGACCGCCGAGCTCGGCGTCGTCAGCGCATTCGTCCAGCGTCGTGTTCTCGAAACCGGCCCGCGTAACAGCCTCGACGAGCGTAACGCTTTCCGTGTGCTCGGCGGTGTCCGCGGTTCGATCACCGACAACCTGAACTACGATGCCTACTACATGTATGCTCGTACGCGTAACGCCAACGTCCAGCAGGGTAACGTCTCGCGCTCGGCCTTCCAGGCTGGCCTCGACGGCACCGGTACGCCGATCAACATCTTCGGCCTCAACACCCTGACGCCGGCAATGGTCGATGCGTTCAGCATCCAGGCACAGAACGGCGACATCTCGACCATGGAAGTTGCTTCGGGCGCCATCTCCGGCTTCCTCGGCAACCTCGGCATGGGCGGTGACGACATCGGCTTCGCAGTCGGTGCCGAGTATCGCAAGGTCGGCTCGCGCTTCATTCCGGACACCGCGCTTTCGTCGGGTGACGTCATCGGCTTCAACGCCGGCGATGCAACCGAAGGTAGCTACGACGTCAAGGAACTGTTCGCCGAGCTCAACATTCCGATCCTCGGTCCGGAATCGGGCGTCGAACGTCTCGAAATCACCGGTGCGGCTCGCTACTCCGACTACTCGCTCGACGCGGTTGGCGGTGTGTGGACCTATGCCGGCGGCATCGAGTTCGCTCCGATCCCCGACGTTACGCTGCGCGGTCAGTACCAGCGTGCAGTTCGCGCTCCGAACGTGGGCGAGCTGTTCGGTGGTCAGGCCATCGGCTTCCCGGGCGCAACCGACCCGTGTGCTGATGCGAACTTCATCGCGAACAACCCGGGTGCAGACCAGGTCTGTATCGCTACGGGTGTTCCGGCTGCAAACGTCGGTAACGCTGCAGTGGTTCAGCTGAACCCGCAGATCCCGGCTCTGTTCGGTGGTAACCCGAACCTGCAGGAAGAAACCTCGACCAGCTGGACCGCCGGTGTCGTTCTGCAGCCGCAGTTCGTTCCGGGTCTGACGATCACGGCCGACTACTTCGACATCGTGATCGAAGACGCGATCTCGATCGCTGGTGGTAGCCTCCAGGGCCTGATGAACCTCTGCTACGGCGACGTGCAGGACGTTAACAGCCCGGTCTGCCGTCCGTTCGTTGGTATCCGTAACAACGACGGTGCCATCACGGTCGACGCTCCGCCGCTGGTCGCTGGCGTCAACATCGCAGAACTCGGCGTCTCGGGTGTCGACCTTCAGGTCAACTACACCACGACGCTTCCGTTCTCGCTCCTGACCGACACCGGTGAGCAGCGCTTCAACCTGAACTTCCTCGGCACCTGGACGGAGAGCTCCTTCTTCCAGCCGGTCGCTGCGCTTCCGCGTACGATCGAATGTGCTGGCGAGTTCGGCGGCGAGTGCGGCGAACCGACCCCGTCGTTCAAGTGGACGGCACGCGCCTCGTTCATCGATGGTCCGCTGACCACCTCGATCCGCTGGCGTCACCTGAGCGGTGTTGAAGACGATGACGTGGATGTCCTCTACACGGACTTCAACGGTATCGAGCGCATCAACGCTTACGACCTGGTCGACCTGACCTTCTCGTTCGAAGCTAACGAGAACATCACGGTTGCCCTGGGTGTGAACAACCTGTTCGACACTCTCCCGGGTACGCCTGAGTTCGACGCGAACGGCTTCGTCACGAACCGTCCGAACTCGCTGCTGCTTGGTGACAACCAGGAGCAGGCCAACACCTACCCGAGCACCTACGACGTGCTTGGTCGCGACTTCTTCGCTTCGGTCTCGGTTAAGTTCTAA
- a CDS encoding class I SAM-dependent methyltransferase, translated as MGKDHASAWNDFWADNVESDGGGCLPAGWQGIDAVQQSAWVEFAKGLPQKARLLDIATGDGRVLGWIAENRGDLKLTGCDLAQELPAPPTKAKIHTSVAMEDLPFRDDFFSAAVSQFGFEYGDTEKAAREIARVVEPGGAIAFMTHRADGPILAHNLARREQIAWVVEEQDLFAIAKRSLALRGTGIAIFPPKIASAPLEGAQRFGARSAAWEISEAIRQTLMMGQRDLPANVARTLDTIALKAKNELGRIASLEAACNTTKDEIAFLAACTAGGLQQVSSTPLREGPDAAPFADFRVFRHAD; from the coding sequence ATGGGGAAAGATCACGCGTCTGCATGGAACGACTTCTGGGCCGATAATGTCGAGAGCGATGGGGGCGGCTGCCTTCCCGCAGGCTGGCAGGGCATCGATGCCGTCCAGCAGTCGGCCTGGGTGGAGTTCGCCAAGGGCCTGCCACAGAAAGCCCGGCTGCTCGACATCGCGACCGGTGACGGCCGCGTGCTCGGCTGGATTGCCGAAAACAGGGGCGACCTGAAGCTGACCGGCTGCGACCTGGCACAGGAGCTTCCCGCGCCGCCGACCAAGGCCAAGATCCATACCAGCGTCGCCATGGAAGACTTGCCCTTTCGCGACGACTTCTTTTCAGCCGCAGTCAGCCAGTTCGGTTTCGAATATGGTGACACGGAAAAGGCCGCCCGCGAGATTGCCCGGGTGGTCGAACCCGGTGGCGCGATCGCCTTCATGACGCACCGCGCCGATGGACCGATCCTCGCCCACAATCTGGCGCGCCGCGAGCAGATTGCATGGGTGGTGGAAGAGCAGGACCTCTTCGCCATCGCCAAGCGCAGCCTTGCGCTGCGCGGCACCGGCATAGCCATCTTCCCGCCGAAGATCGCCAGCGCTCCGCTTGAAGGGGCGCAGCGTTTCGGTGCCCGGTCAGCTGCTTGGGAAATATCGGAAGCCATTCGCCAGACCCTGATGATGGGTCAGCGCGACCTTCCGGCAAATGTCGCCCGCACGCTCGATACGATTGCGCTCAAGGCGAAGAACGAGCTTGGGCGGATCGCCTCGCTCGAAGCGGCTTGCAATACGACGAAGGACGAGATCGCCTTCCTTGCCGCCTGCACTGCGGGCGGATTGCAGCAGGTTTCCTCGACGCCCCTGCGCGAGGGTCCGGACGCCGCGCCCTTCGCGGACTTCCGCGTCTTCCGCCACGCGGACTAG
- a CDS encoding tetratricopeptide repeat protein has protein sequence MSGLSAQGWYNKAAAAAQSGDNAGAHAILRDALAAYPREAQLWHGAGNVLLSLGEPVEAAEHFGKAYELAPGQFDFAIDQAIALSNANRHHDALKVLKRIETQAAAFAHYCSTRANAERGAGHAEAAAKWYDRALSIEPARPKALVGRASVALERGEADALARFDRALQHDPGNPYLWLGKAQALDVLGETTGARNIMEQVVQQAPAWPEGLQFLAQLRLAAGEEDFTSHYGDAAAKVPQDPNILDAWCRTLAGLDYNEQATEVAARAHKAFPDKPHFALLEAVYAGAAGDDDRAEEIFAEFQIDALDWHVHETRHRIRRGEYDLAEALLDKAVAHSPDDIGAWALRGIVWRLTGDPREEWLHHQEGLHELRPLHDAERVLPPAIALLHRLHDNSPLPLGQSLRGGSQTRGILFHRTEPEIAALHEAILATVEEHRSKMPPADPAHPILRHRDAPWHITGSWSVRLSGGGDFHTSHIHPQGVISSALYCQLPELGGDDSHAGWLELGRPPPDLRLDLGPIRMIEPREAHLALFPSTLYHGTRPFESARRMTVAFDVSLVQG, from the coding sequence ATGAGCGGACTGTCCGCACAGGGCTGGTACAACAAGGCCGCCGCGGCCGCTCAATCGGGCGACAATGCCGGAGCCCACGCCATCCTGCGCGATGCCCTCGCCGCCTATCCGCGCGAAGCTCAGCTGTGGCATGGTGCGGGCAATGTGCTCCTGTCCCTCGGCGAACCGGTCGAGGCGGCTGAGCACTTCGGCAAGGCATATGAACTGGCCCCGGGACAATTCGACTTCGCAATCGACCAGGCAATCGCGCTGTCGAATGCGAACCGTCACCATGATGCGCTCAAAGTGCTCAAGCGGATCGAGACGCAGGCGGCAGCCTTCGCGCATTACTGTTCGACCCGCGCCAATGCGGAGCGCGGCGCGGGCCATGCCGAGGCTGCAGCGAAATGGTACGACCGCGCGTTGTCCATAGAGCCCGCGCGGCCCAAGGCGCTCGTCGGCCGCGCCAGCGTCGCGCTGGAGCGCGGAGAGGCCGACGCCCTCGCCCGCTTCGACCGCGCGCTGCAGCACGATCCGGGCAATCCATACCTCTGGCTCGGCAAGGCGCAGGCGCTCGATGTGCTCGGCGAGACGACCGGCGCGCGCAATATCATGGAGCAGGTCGTCCAGCAGGCCCCTGCGTGGCCCGAAGGATTGCAATTCCTCGCGCAGTTGCGGCTTGCGGCCGGCGAGGAGGACTTCACCTCGCACTATGGCGACGCCGCCGCGAAAGTTCCGCAGGACCCGAACATCCTCGACGCGTGGTGCAGGACGCTCGCAGGGCTCGACTATAACGAGCAGGCGACCGAAGTCGCGGCGCGGGCGCACAAGGCGTTTCCCGACAAGCCGCATTTCGCCTTGCTCGAGGCTGTCTACGCCGGGGCTGCAGGTGATGATGACCGGGCGGAGGAAATCTTCGCCGAATTCCAGATCGATGCGCTCGACTGGCATGTCCACGAGACGCGCCACCGGATCAGGCGCGGCGAATACGACCTGGCGGAAGCCTTGCTCGACAAGGCAGTTGCGCATTCACCCGATGATATCGGCGCATGGGCGCTGCGCGGTATCGTCTGGCGTCTGACCGGCGATCCGCGCGAGGAATGGCTCCATCACCAGGAGGGGCTCCACGAGCTGAGGCCGCTGCATGACGCCGAACGCGTGCTGCCGCCTGCCATCGCACTGCTCCACCGCCTGCATGACAATTCACCGCTGCCGCTCGGCCAGTCCCTGCGCGGAGGGAGCCAGACACGCGGGATCCTGTTCCACCGTACCGAGCCCGAGATCGCCGCCTTGCACGAGGCCATTCTCGCGACGGTCGAGGAGCACCGCTCGAAGATGCCTCCTGCCGATCCAGCGCATCCGATCCTGCGGCATCGTGACGCTCCGTGGCACATCACCGGTTCCTGGTCGGTGCGCCTGTCGGGCGGCGGGGATTTCCATACCTCGCATATCCACCCGCAGGGGGTGATCTCCTCCGCGCTTTACTGCCAGCTTCCTGAACTGGGCGGAGACGATTCGCATGCGGGCTGGCTGGAACTCGGCAGGCCCCCGCCCGACTTGCGGCTCGATCTCGGCCCGATCCGCATGATCGAACCGCGAGAGGCGCATCTCGCCCTGTTCCCGAGCACACTCTACCACGGCACACGCCCGTTTGAATCGGCACGCCGGATGACGGTGGCTTTCGACGTCAGCCTCGTGCAAGGTTAG
- a CDS encoding 2OG-Fe(II) oxygenase family protein: MVKALFEINPALDRAALAEEFARNKRIQIRDFLTRETAEEIRNILSQQTPWGIAAQAGIADPPGPQQVLPAQLRTPNGQRRLQELYKAVDDAVRGGDYGFRYAQFSLVQAVQKGFAPGGPHELLLEYINAPGFLDLVRDVTGLKELVKADGQATLYAQNHFLAQHSDSHVAEGWRIAYVMNFTIDDWKPDWGGHLVFHNEDGDIIEGYRPRFNALNMFLVPQLHSVQYVAPFAPVGRYAITGWVRDR; this comes from the coding sequence ATGGTCAAGGCACTGTTCGAAATCAATCCGGCACTCGATCGCGCGGCGCTGGCGGAGGAGTTCGCGCGCAACAAGCGCATCCAGATCCGCGACTTCCTGACGCGCGAGACGGCGGAGGAGATCCGCAATATCCTCTCCCAGCAAACGCCGTGGGGCATCGCGGCGCAGGCGGGGATCGCCGATCCGCCAGGGCCGCAGCAGGTGCTTCCCGCCCAGCTACGCACGCCCAACGGCCAGCGCCGCTTGCAGGAACTCTACAAGGCGGTCGACGATGCCGTGCGCGGCGGCGACTACGGCTTTCGCTATGCCCAGTTCAGCCTCGTGCAGGCGGTGCAGAAAGGTTTCGCGCCCGGCGGCCCGCACGAATTGCTGCTCGAATATATCAACGCCCCCGGCTTTCTCGACCTGGTGCGCGACGTCACCGGGCTGAAGGAGCTGGTAAAGGCCGACGGACAGGCGACGCTCTATGCGCAGAACCACTTCCTCGCACAGCACAGCGACAGCCACGTCGCCGAAGGGTGGCGCATCGCCTATGTGATGAACTTCACCATCGACGACTGGAAGCCCGACTGGGGCGGCCACCTGGTGTTCCACAACGAGGATGGCGACATCATCGAAGGCTACCGTCCGCGCTTCAACGCGCTCAACATGTTCCTCGTGCCGCAATTGCACTCGGTGCAGTATGTCGCGCCCTTCGCGCCGGTCGGGCGCTACGCAATCACCGGGTGGGTGCGCGACCGATGA
- a CDS encoding acetyl-CoA C-acetyltransferase produces the protein MPEAYIVEAVRTAGGRRGGRLAGVHPVDLAAKSLDAVMERSGLEAKVIDDVVMGCVSQGGEQAMQVGRNAVLAAKHLGEGVPAVTIDRQCGSSQQAIQFAAQAVMSGTQDIVIASGVESMSRVPMGSTAMFHMKEGLGNYKSPGLEEKYPGIQWSQFMGAEMIVKKHGFTKDDLDRFALGSHQKAIEATNSGAFENEIVPVKIETPEGTEMHTVDEGIRFDATLESIASVKLLNPEGTITAATSSQICDGSSAVLVVSERALKEHNLKPLARIHNLTVTAGDPVIMLEEPLFATDRALQRAGMNIGDIDLYEVNEAFAPVPLAWLKHTGADPDKLNVHGGAIALGHPLGASGTKLMATLVHALHRHGKKYGLQTMCEGGGVANVTIIEAL, from the coding sequence ATGCCTGAAGCCTATATCGTCGAAGCCGTGCGCACGGCCGGTGGCCGCCGCGGCGGTCGTCTTGCCGGGGTCCACCCGGTCGATCTCGCAGCCAAGTCGCTCGATGCAGTGATGGAGCGCAGCGGGCTCGAAGCGAAAGTCATCGACGATGTGGTGATGGGCTGCGTCAGCCAGGGCGGCGAACAGGCGATGCAGGTCGGCCGCAACGCCGTCCTTGCAGCAAAGCACCTCGGCGAAGGCGTTCCCGCCGTCACCATCGACCGCCAGTGCGGTTCCTCGCAGCAGGCGATCCAGTTCGCCGCGCAGGCCGTGATGAGCGGAACGCAGGACATCGTCATCGCCAGCGGCGTCGAAAGCATGAGCCGCGTGCCGATGGGCTCGACTGCCATGTTCCACATGAAAGAGGGGCTGGGTAACTACAAGTCGCCGGGTCTCGAAGAGAAATATCCGGGCATCCAGTGGTCCCAGTTCATGGGCGCCGAGATGATCGTCAAGAAGCACGGCTTCACCAAGGACGACCTCGACCGCTTCGCCCTCGGCAGTCACCAGAAAGCGATCGAAGCGACCAATTCGGGCGCATTCGAGAACGAAATCGTCCCCGTAAAGATCGAGACGCCCGAAGGCACCGAGATGCACACGGTGGACGAAGGCATCCGCTTCGACGCGACGCTGGAAAGCATTGCGAGCGTCAAGCTGCTGAACCCGGAAGGCACGATCACCGCGGCAACGTCGAGCCAGATCTGCGACGGTTCGAGCGCGGTCCTGGTCGTGTCGGAACGCGCGCTCAAGGAACACAACCTCAAGCCGCTCGCCCGCATTCACAACCTGACGGTTACCGCAGGCGACCCGGTCATCATGCTCGAAGAACCGCTCTTCGCGACCGACCGCGCTCTCCAGCGCGCGGGCATGAACATCGGCGACATCGACCTGTACGAAGTGAACGAGGCCTTTGCCCCGGTTCCGCTCGCATGGCTCAAGCATACCGGCGCCGACCCGGACAAGCTCAACGTCCACGGCGGTGCGATCGCGCTCGGCCACCCGCTCGGCGCATCGGGCACCAAGCTGATGGCGACGCTGGTCCACGCGCTGCACCGCCACGGCAAGAAATACGGTCTCCAGACGATGTGCGAAGGCGGCGGCGTCGCCAACGTCACGATCATCGAAGCACTTTGA